From Polaribacter butkevichii, a single genomic window includes:
- a CDS encoding YHS domain-containing (seleno)protein codes for MKKIGILFLLISVTAFGQKHDYNIKKGFVAQGYDVVSYFGNKAEKGDKKFSTIYDGVQFKFSSKEHLETFKKEPKKYIPAYGGYCAYAIGAKAEKVSIDPKTFEIRDGKLYLFYNSWGTNTLELWQKEGAEELKEKADKNWLKINKE; via the coding sequence ATGAAAAAAATTGGGATTCTTTTTTTACTGATATCAGTTACTGCATTCGGACAAAAGCATGATTATAATATTAAAAAAGGCTTTGTTGCCCAAGGGTATGATGTAGTTTCTTATTTTGGTAATAAAGCTGAAAAAGGAGATAAAAAATTTAGTACAATATACGATGGTGTGCAGTTTAAGTTTTCATCAAAAGAACATTTAGAAACGTTTAAAAAAGAACCCAAAAAATACATACCTGCCTACGGTGGTTATTGTGCTTATGCTATTGGGGCTAAAGCCGAAAAGGTTTCTATCGATCCAAAAACGTTTGAAATTAGAGATGGTAAATTGTATTTATTTTACAATTCTTGGGGTACAAATACTTTAGAATTATGGCAAAAAGAAGGCGCTGAGGAGCTTAAAGAAAAAGCAGATAAAAACTGGTTGAAAATTAATAAAGAATGA
- a CDS encoding dihydroorotase: protein MAKSTLIKNARIVNENNTFLGDVLIENELIKEISSNIKATENVEVIDADGRYLIPGFIDDQVHFREPGLTHKANIATESRAAVAGGITTFIEMPNTVPQATTQDLLEDKFTIAANDSYANYSFMFGGTNDNLEELLKTDPKKVAGIKLFLGSSTGNMLVDNEEILEKIFSSTKMIISVHCEDEATIRKNTQEFIDKYGDDIPVKYHPIIRSEEACYLSSSKAIELAKKTGARLHIFHLSTAKETELFRNDIPLEEKQITAEVCIHHLWFSDKDYDEKGTHIKWNPAVKTEKDRLGLWEALLDDRIDVLATDHAPHTLEEKDNVYTKAPSGGPLVQHAVTAVLEKVKEGVISIEKAVEKMSHNPAKLFQIEKRGFIKEGYFADIVLIDTNKSQTVSKDNILYKCGWSPFEGTTFSSTITHTFVNGNLIYNEGKFNDNIKGKRLTFNR, encoded by the coding sequence ATGGCAAAATCAACTTTAATAAAAAACGCAAGAATTGTAAATGAAAACAACACTTTTTTAGGTGATGTTTTAATTGAAAACGAATTGATAAAAGAAATTTCATCAAACATAAAAGCAACAGAAAATGTTGAAGTTATTGATGCGGATGGTAGATACTTAATTCCTGGTTTTATTGATGATCAAGTACACTTTAGAGAACCTGGTTTAACACACAAAGCTAATATTGCCACAGAAAGTAGAGCTGCTGTTGCTGGCGGAATTACTACTTTTATTGAAATGCCAAACACCGTACCACAAGCTACGACTCAAGATTTATTAGAAGATAAATTTACAATTGCAGCCAACGATTCTTATGCCAACTATTCTTTTATGTTTGGTGGCACCAATGATAATTTAGAAGAATTATTAAAAACAGATCCTAAAAAAGTAGCCGGAATTAAATTGTTTCTAGGCTCTTCTACAGGAAATATGTTGGTTGATAATGAAGAAATTCTAGAGAAAATTTTCTCATCAACAAAAATGATTATTTCTGTACATTGTGAAGATGAAGCTACCATCAGAAAAAACACGCAAGAGTTTATAGATAAATACGGAGATGACATTCCTGTAAAATACCACCCAATTATTAGAAGTGAAGAAGCTTGTTATTTATCATCTTCTAAAGCAATTGAACTGGCAAAGAAAACGGGCGCTAGATTGCATATTTTTCATTTATCTACTGCCAAAGAAACTGAGCTTTTTAGAAATGACATTCCTTTAGAAGAAAAGCAGATTACTGCAGAAGTATGTATTCATCATTTATGGTTTTCTGACAAAGATTATGATGAAAAAGGAACGCACATAAAATGGAATCCTGCTGTAAAAACAGAAAAAGACAGATTAGGTTTATGGGAAGCCCTTTTAGATGACAGAATAGATGTTTTAGCAACAGACCATGCTCCTCATACTTTAGAGGAAAAAGATAATGTATACACAAAAGCACCAAGTGGTGGACCTTTAGTACAACATGCTGTAACTGCCGTTTTAGAAAAAGTAAAAGAAGGTGTCATTTCAATTGAAAAAGCGGTTGAAAAAATGAGTCATAATCCTGCTAAATTATTTCAAATTGAAAAACGTGGCTTTATAAAAGAAGGCTATTTTGCAGATATCGTTTTAATTGATACCAACAAGTCGCAAACTGTTTCTAAAGACAATATTTTATACAAATGCGGTTGGTCTCCTTTTGAAGGCACCACATTTTCATCAACCATAACCCATACATTTGTTAATGGAAATTTAATCTACAACGAGGGGAAATTTAATGATAATATTAAAGGAAAACGCCTTACTTTTAATCGCTAA
- a CDS encoding YHS domain-containing (seleno)protein gives MKHFLLFLFLGISTTLSAQQVDYNTKKGFVAEGYDVVSYFVDKKPVEGKNKFQTNYDGAKFRFSSDEHLKMFTENPKKYVPQYGGYCAYAVAEKNTKMYIDAEAYEIRDGKLYLFYSSFFWNKLEDWKEGNTKELQAKGDENWEVLKYKKNK, from the coding sequence ATGAAGCATTTTTTATTATTCTTATTTTTAGGAATTTCAACAACTTTATCGGCACAACAGGTAGATTATAATACTAAAAAAGGCTTTGTTGCCGAAGGGTACGATGTAGTTTCTTATTTTGTAGATAAAAAACCTGTAGAAGGAAAAAATAAATTTCAAACAAATTATGACGGTGCTAAATTTAGGTTTTCATCTGATGAGCATTTAAAAATGTTTACAGAAAACCCTAAAAAGTATGTGCCTCAATATGGTGGATATTGTGCGTATGCTGTTGCTGAAAAAAACACAAAAATGTACATAGATGCAGAAGCTTATGAGATTAGAGATGGTAAACTATATTTATTTTATAGTTCTTTTTTTTGGAATAAGTTAGAAGATTGGAAAGAAGGAAATACCAAAGAATTACAAGCGAAAGGTGATGAGAATTGGGAAGTTTTAAAATATAAAAAAAATAAATAA
- a CDS encoding alpha/beta fold hydrolase, whose translation MILDYKKARISYTDAGKGTAVVLIHGFLENATMWDKITPELTKRNRVITIDLLGHGKSDCLGYVHAMELFSETVEAVLKHLKIRKFILVGHSLGGYISLAIAKMNPTRIKGLCLLNSTSNEDSKERKKIRTRANKLVQNNFENMVKMSVSNLFNQENLSKFKEEIEAVKTAALQTSLQGYIAAQEGMKLRENMNAFLADSQFKKMIIMGAKDPVLDLEISKVEAKKINAELVVFPDGHMSHIENTQELIITLKYFLKNC comes from the coding sequence ATGATTTTAGATTATAAAAAAGCTAGGATTTCTTATACTGATGCAGGTAAAGGAACTGCCGTAGTTCTAATTCATGGTTTTTTAGAAAATGCCACGATGTGGGATAAAATTACTCCTGAATTAACCAAAAGAAACAGAGTAATTACAATTGATTTACTAGGTCACGGAAAGTCTGATTGTTTAGGTTATGTACATGCTATGGAGTTGTTTTCTGAAACTGTAGAAGCGGTTTTAAAGCACTTAAAAATTAGAAAATTTATTTTGGTTGGCCATTCTTTGGGAGGTTATATTTCTTTAGCGATTGCCAAAATGAATCCTACTAGAATAAAGGGATTGTGCTTGTTAAATTCAACTTCTAATGAAGATTCTAAAGAGCGAAAAAAAATAAGAACAAGGGCAAATAAATTGGTGCAAAATAATTTTGAAAACATGGTTAAAATGTCCGTGTCAAATTTATTTAATCAAGAAAATTTATCAAAATTTAAAGAAGAAATAGAAGCTGTAAAAACAGCAGCATTACAAACTTCGCTACAAGGGTATATTGCAGCGCAAGAAGGTATGAAATTACGTGAGAATATGAATGCTTTTTTAGCAGATAGTCAATTTAAAAAAATGATTATTATGGGGGCAAAAGACCCTGTTTTAGATTTAGAAATCTCTAAAGTAGAAGCTAAAAAAATTAATGCGGAGTTGGTGGTTTTTCCTGACGGACACATGAGTCATATTGAAAACACGCAAGAATTGATTATTACTTTAAAATATTTTCTTAAAAACTGTTAA
- a CDS encoding NAD-dependent epimerase/dehydratase family protein, producing MILVTGGTGLVGAHLLYHLVKNDEKVRAIYRSEEKIEAVKKVFSLYSDDVTLVSKIEWFKADITEVPAMIPAFVDVDKVYHCAAFISFNPRDYRQMRKVNIHGTAIIVNLAIDAKVSKICFVGSIASVGNSLNRSLITEENEWNPEEDNSGYSITKFGAEMEIWRASQEGVDVVIVNPGVILGSGFFTAGSGKLFSQVYNGFKYYTEGVTGFVGVKDVVEVMIQLMNSSIKNERFILVSENKSFKEILCSIAQYFGKKQPTKNIKPWQTGIFWRFSWFLSLITRKEPLLSKYSARSAHSVSKYSSEKVEKSLSFQFEKIEVVIKRVCNNFTRFQSF from the coding sequence ATGATTTTAGTTACCGGAGGAACAGGTTTAGTAGGCGCGCATTTATTGTATCATTTAGTTAAAAATGATGAAAAAGTACGTGCTATTTATCGATCTGAAGAAAAAATAGAAGCCGTAAAAAAAGTTTTTTCTTTGTATTCTGATGATGTAACGCTGGTTTCTAAAATAGAATGGTTTAAAGCTGATATTACAGAGGTACCTGCTATGATTCCTGCTTTTGTAGATGTTGATAAAGTGTATCATTGTGCTGCGTTTATTTCTTTTAATCCGAGAGATTATAGACAAATGCGAAAAGTAAATATTCATGGAACTGCCATTATTGTAAATCTTGCTATTGATGCAAAAGTGAGTAAGATTTGTTTTGTAGGTTCTATTGCTTCTGTAGGGAATTCTTTAAACAGAAGTTTGATTACCGAAGAAAATGAATGGAATCCGGAAGAAGATAATAGTGGATATTCGATAACAAAGTTTGGTGCAGAAATGGAAATTTGGCGTGCAAGCCAAGAAGGAGTAGATGTGGTTATTGTAAATCCTGGTGTTATTTTAGGAAGTGGTTTTTTTACAGCGGGTTCGGGTAAATTATTTTCTCAAGTCTATAATGGTTTCAAATATTACACAGAAGGAGTTACTGGTTTTGTTGGCGTAAAAGATGTCGTTGAGGTGATGATTCAATTAATGAATTCTAGTATTAAAAATGAGCGTTTTATTTTGGTGTCAGAAAATAAATCATTTAAAGAAATTCTTTGTTCTATTGCTCAGTATTTTGGTAAAAAACAACCCACAAAAAACATAAAACCTTGGCAAACGGGTATTTTTTGGAGGTTTTCTTGGTTTTTGTCTTTAATTACCAGAAAAGAACCTTTATTAAGTAAATACTCTGCAAGAAGTGCTCATTCAGTATCTAAATATTCATCAGAAAAAGTAGAAAAGAGTTTATCTTTTCAGTTTGAAAAAATAGAAGTTGTTATAAAAAGAGTTTGCAATAATTTTACTCGTTTTCAGAGTTTTTAA
- a CDS encoding DUF4296 domain-containing protein: protein MKKLSYLLVVLFLASCTSNTIFKKPEDLIPRDTMTLLIKDMMIASSAKFVKNNNDQKKINYMAFVYDKYKIDSLRFQNSNFYYTSKIDLYEQILQDVQNNLDEKKEFYSEISAKNDSIRKDSIKKAAVNLRKSDSIKNSENE from the coding sequence ATGAAAAAATTAAGCTATTTACTTGTTGTTCTTTTTTTAGCTTCTTGTACCAGTAACACTATTTTTAAGAAACCAGAAGACCTGATTCCTAGAGATACAATGACGCTATTAATTAAAGACATGATGATTGCTTCTTCAGCTAAATTTGTGAAGAACAATAACGATCAAAAGAAAATTAATTACATGGCATTTGTATACGATAAGTATAAAATAGACAGTCTACGTTTTCAAAACAGTAATTTCTATTACACTTCTAAAATAGATTTGTATGAACAAATATTACAGGATGTTCAAAATAACTTAGACGAAAAAAAGGAATTTTATAGTGAAATAAGTGCTAAAAACGATTCTATTAGAAAAGATTCTATTAAAAAAGCAGCCGTTAATTTACGAAAATCAGATTCTATTAAAAACTCTGAAAACGAGTAA
- a CDS encoding polyprenol monophosphomannose synthase, whose protein sequence is MSDALVIIPTYNEKENIEVIIRTTFNQKKEFHILVVDDNSPDGTSQIVENLILEFPNRLFLEKRLGKNGLGTAYIHGFKWALAKNYDYIIEMDADFSHNPKDLVRLYNACKKEGGDVAVGSRYVNNQVNVVNWDMKRLLLSYFASKYVRFITRIPLFDTTAGFVCWNKKVLKTIQLDKIKFVGYAFQIEMKFKAWKHGFNIKEVSVIFTDRTLGTSKMSGNIVYEALFGVIKMKLKGLPK, encoded by the coding sequence ATGTCAGACGCGTTAGTCATTATACCTACTTATAACGAAAAAGAAAACATAGAAGTTATCATTAGAACCACTTTTAATCAAAAAAAAGAATTTCATATTTTGGTTGTGGATGATAATTCTCCTGACGGAACTTCACAAATTGTAGAAAACTTAATTTTAGAATTTCCAAATAGACTATTTTTAGAAAAAAGGTTAGGTAAAAATGGGTTAGGCACTGCTTATATTCATGGTTTTAAATGGGCGCTAGCAAAAAACTACGACTATATTATTGAAATGGATGCCGATTTTTCTCATAACCCAAAAGATTTGGTTCGTCTTTACAATGCTTGTAAAAAAGAAGGAGGTGATGTTGCTGTAGGTTCTAGGTATGTAAACAACCAAGTAAACGTAGTAAATTGGGACATGAAAAGATTACTTCTTTCTTATTTTGCTTCAAAATATGTTCGTTTTATTACAAGAATTCCACTTTTTGACACTACCGCTGGTTTTGTTTGTTGGAACAAAAAAGTACTAAAAACCATACAGTTAGATAAGATTAAATTTGTAGGATATGCTTTTCAAATAGAAATGAAATTTAAAGCATGGAAACATGGTTTTAACATAAAAGAAGTCTCTGTAATTTTCACAGACAGAACCTTAGGCACCTCTAAAATGAGTGGTAATATTGTTTATGAGGCTTTGTTTGGTGTAATAAAAATGAAGTTAAAAGGATTGCCTAAATAG
- the tyrS gene encoding tyrosine--tRNA ligase, whose amino-acid sequence MTNFVEELRWRGLLHDIMPDTEDYLLKNKTAGYIGFDPTADSLHIGSLVQIFILKHFQNAGHNPIALIGGATGMVGDPSGKSAERNLLDEATLAKNIAGVRENLERFLDFDATAENKAELVNNYDWMKDISLIDFVRDTGKHITVNYMMAKDSVKKRLSSESSVGMSFTEFTYQLFQGYDFYHLYTEKNCKLQMGGSDQWGNITTGTELIRRKAQGKAYAITVPLVTKADGTKFGKTEGGNVWLNADRTSPYKYYQYWLNSSDEDAENFIKKFTFLDKETIENLIAEHTENPHLRLLQKKLGEEVTILTHGKEAYENALKASNILFGKSTASDLKSLDEQTFLDVFDGVPQATVATVDVEEGLDMIGVLAAKTNFLKSNGDARRALKENAISVNKEKVKEDYSITKEDLIANKYVLLQRGKKTYYLLVVE is encoded by the coding sequence ATGACAAATTTTGTTGAAGAATTACGCTGGCGTGGATTATTGCATGATATTATGCCAGATACAGAAGACTATTTATTAAAAAATAAAACTGCGGGTTATATTGGTTTCGACCCAACTGCAGACTCTCTACATATTGGTAGTTTGGTACAGATTTTCATTTTGAAACACTTTCAAAATGCGGGCCATAACCCTATTGCATTAATTGGTGGTGCTACAGGTATGGTTGGTGATCCTTCTGGAAAATCTGCAGAACGTAATTTGTTAGACGAAGCTACTTTAGCTAAAAATATTGCTGGAGTGAGAGAAAATTTAGAACGTTTTTTAGATTTTGATGCTACCGCAGAAAACAAAGCAGAACTGGTTAACAATTACGATTGGATGAAAGATATTTCATTAATCGATTTTGTAAGAGATACAGGTAAACACATCACTGTAAACTACATGATGGCAAAAGATTCTGTAAAAAAACGCTTGAGTTCTGAATCTTCTGTTGGAATGAGTTTTACAGAATTTACCTACCAATTATTTCAAGGATACGATTTTTATCACTTATACACAGAGAAAAATTGTAAACTACAAATGGGTGGTTCTGACCAATGGGGTAACATTACCACAGGTACAGAATTAATTCGTAGAAAAGCGCAAGGAAAAGCCTATGCAATTACTGTTCCTTTAGTTACAAAAGCAGACGGAACAAAATTTGGTAAAACCGAAGGTGGAAACGTTTGGTTAAATGCAGACAGAACTTCTCCTTACAAATATTACCAATATTGGTTAAATTCTTCGGATGAAGATGCAGAAAACTTTATTAAAAAGTTTACATTTTTAGACAAGGAAACCATAGAAAACTTAATTGCAGAACATACAGAAAACCCGCATTTACGTTTATTACAAAAGAAACTAGGAGAAGAAGTAACTATTTTAACACACGGAAAAGAAGCGTATGAAAATGCCCTAAAAGCTTCTAATATTTTATTCGGAAAATCTACAGCTTCCGATTTAAAATCTTTAGATGAACAAACTTTTTTAGATGTTTTTGATGGTGTGCCACAAGCAACTGTTGCCACCGTTGATGTAGAAGAAGGCTTAGATATGATTGGTGTTTTAGCCGCAAAAACAAACTTCTTAAAATCTAATGGAGATGCTAGAAGAGCTTTAAAAGAAAACGCAATTTCTGTAAATAAAGAAAAAGTAAAAGAAGATTATTCTATTACTAAAGAAGATTTAATTGCTAATAAATATGTGTTATTACAACGTGGTAAAAAAACATATTATTTACTAGTTGTAGAGTAA
- a CDS encoding DUF4271 domain-containing protein — MQALDRAVVDNSWITILLVCLFACVFLLRGISVVRLRGSVYSLINPTFVETEIEENSSFFNSFKSVIFIFSVFVLSLLIYKIYLHFTPYSPEGFYVFLKICGVVFSYFVVKRLLEFLLSSLFLIHKKLDFFLVSKSIYLYAVSFLLLIALVLEEYSPLNTQFLVYFSGVLFSIRFIFHGVRNKKLIFSELFYFILYLCAFEIAPLFILFKLLF; from the coding sequence GTGCAAGCATTAGACAGAGCAGTCGTTGATAATAGTTGGATTACCATATTGTTGGTATGTTTATTCGCCTGCGTTTTTCTTTTAAGAGGTATAAGCGTTGTAAGGTTAAGAGGTAGTGTTTATTCTTTAATAAATCCAACTTTTGTTGAAACTGAAATTGAAGAAAATTCGTCGTTTTTTAACTCATTTAAAAGCGTGATTTTTATTTTTTCTGTATTCGTACTTTCGCTGTTAATTTATAAAATTTATCTACATTTCACTCCTTACTCTCCTGAAGGTTTTTATGTTTTTTTAAAAATTTGTGGAGTTGTTTTCTCTTATTTTGTTGTAAAAAGGTTGTTAGAGTTTCTACTTTCTTCTTTGTTTTTGATTCATAAAAAGCTAGATTTTTTTTTAGTTTCTAAGTCTATTTATTTGTACGCTGTTTCTTTTTTGCTGCTTATCGCCTTGGTTTTAGAGGAGTATTCACCATTAAACACGCAATTTCTGGTTTATTTTTCTGGGGTATTATTTTCAATTCGTTTTATATTTCATGGGGTTCGTAATAAAAAGCTGATTTTTAGCGAGTTGTTTTATTTTATTTTGTACCTTTGCGCCTTCGAAATAGCACCGCTATTTATACTGTTTAAATTGCTGTTTTAA
- a CDS encoding GNAT family N-acetyltransferase encodes MSKISIRTANLNDLETLLEFEQGVIKAERPLDPFLGDGKLFYYNIPELITNKNIHLIVAVSNNQLVASGYLRIENSKHYHKNPKHGYIGFIFVKPSFRGNRISNLILEALKNWAKEKDLKELRLDVYSNNSDAIKSYERFGFTKGLVNMKMDI; translated from the coding sequence ATGAGTAAAATTTCTATAAGAACGGCTAACCTAAACGATTTAGAAACTTTATTAGAATTTGAGCAAGGAGTTATAAAAGCAGAAAGACCTTTAGACCCTTTTTTAGGTGATGGTAAATTGTTTTACTACAATATTCCAGAATTAATTACCAATAAAAACATTCATTTAATTGTTGCCGTTTCTAACAACCAATTAGTTGCTTCTGGTTACTTAAGGATAGAAAATTCTAAACATTATCATAAAAATCCAAAACATGGGTATATTGGTTTTATATTTGTAAAACCATCTTTTAGAGGAAACAGAATTAGTAATTTAATTTTAGAAGCCCTAAAAAATTGGGCTAAAGAAAAAGATTTAAAAGAATTAAGATTAGATGTTTATAGCAACAATTCTGACGCTATAAAATCTTACGAACGCTTTGGTTTTACAAAGGGTTTAGTAAATATGAAAATGGATATTTAA